In Dromiciops gliroides isolate mDroGli1 chromosome 4, mDroGli1.pri, whole genome shotgun sequence, one DNA window encodes the following:
- the AP2M1 gene encoding AP-2 complex subunit mu isoform X2 yields the protein MIGGLFIYNHKGEVLISRVYRDDIGRNAVDAFRVNVIHARQQVRSPVTNIARTSFFHVKRSNIWLAAVTKQNVNAAMVFEFLYKMCDVMAAYFGKISEENIKNNFVLIYELLDEILDFGYPQNSETGALKTFITQQGIKSQHQTKEEQSQITSQVTGQIGWRREGIKYRRNELFLDVLESVNLLMSPQGQVLSAHVSGRVVMKSYLSGMPECKFGMNDKIVIEKQGKGTADETGKSGKQSIAIDDCTFHQCVRLSKFDSERSISFIPPDGEFELMRYRTTKDIILPFRVIPLVREVGRTKLEVKVVIKSNFKPSLLAQKIEVRIPTPLNTSGVQVICMKGKAKYKASENAIVWKIKRMAGMKESQISAEIELLPTNDKKKWARPPISMNFEVPFAPSGLKVRYLKVFEPKLNYSDHDVIKWVRYIGRSGIYETRC from the exons ATGATTGGAGGGCTTTTCATCTATAACCACAAGGGGGAGGTGCTCATCTCCCGGGTGTACCGAGATGACATCGG GCGAAACGCTGTGGACGCCTTCCGTGTCAATGTGATCCACGCCCGGCAGCAGGTGCGCTCCCCCGTCACCAACATTGCCCGCACCAGCTTCTTCCATGTCAAGCGCTCCAACATCTGGCTGGCAGCTGTCACCAAGCAAAATGTCAATGCCGCTATGGTCTTCGAGTTCCTCTATAAGATGTGTGACGTCATGGCCGCCTACTTTGGCAAGATCAGCGAGGAGAACATCAAGAACAACTTCGTGCTCATCTACGAGCTGTTGGATG AGATCCTGGACTTTGGCTACCCACAGAACTCGGAGACGGGAGCTCTGAAAACCTTCATCACTCAGCAGGGCATTAAGAGCCAG CATCAG ACGAAGGAAGAACAGTCTCAGATCACCAGCCAGGTGACGGGGCAGATCGGTTGGCGGCGTGAGGGCATCAAATATCGTCGGAATGAGCTCTTCCTGGATGTGCTTGAGAGTGTCAACCTGCTCATGTCTCCTCAAG GGCAGGTGCTGAGTGCCCACGTGTCTGGCCGGGTGGTGATGAAGAGCTATCTGAGTGGCATGCCTGAGTGCAAGTTTGGGATGAATGACAAGATCGTCATTGAGAAGCAGGGCAAAGGCACGGCTGATGAGACTGGCAAGAG TGGGAAGCAGTCCATCGCCATTGATGACTGTACCTTCCACCAGTGCGTGCGGCTCAGCAAGTTTGACTCTGAACGGAGCATCAGCTTCATCCCTCCTGATGGAGAGTTTGAGCTTATGAG gTACCGGACCACCAAGGACATCATCCTTCCCTTCCGGGTGATCCCCCTGGTGCGCGAGGTGGGACGGACCAAACTGGAGGTCAAAGTTGTCATTAAGTCCAACTTCAAGCCTTCCTTGCTGGCCCAGAAAATCGAG GTCCGGATCCCAACACCGCTGAATACAAGTGGAGTCCAAGTGATCTGCATGAAGGGAAAAGCCAAGTACAAGGCCAGTGAGAACGCCATTGTGTGGAA GATCAAGCGCATGGCAGGAATGAAGGAATCACAGATCAGTGCGGAGATTGAGCTGCTACCGACCAACGACAAGAAGAAATGGGCCCGGCCTCCCATCTCCATGAACTTTGAG GTACCATTTGCACCCTCTGGCCTGAAGGTGCGATACTTAAAGGTGTTTGAACCCAAGCTGAACTACAGCGACCATGATGTCATCAAATGGGTGCGCTACATTGGCCGCAGTGGCATTTATGAAACCCGCTGCTAG
- the DVL3 gene encoding segment polarity protein dishevelled homolog DVL-3 isoform X2 has protein sequence MGETKIIYHLDGQETPYLVKLPLPAERVTLADFKGVLQRPTYKFFFKSMDDDFGVVKEEISDDNARLPCFNGRVVSWLVSAEGSHPEPGSFGPDNPSELPPPMERTGGIGDSRPPSFHPHSGGGSQENLDNDTETDSLVSAQQERPRRRDGPEHVARMNGTAKGERRREPGGYDSSSTLMSSELETTSFFDSDEDDSTSRFSSSTEQSSASRLMRRHKRRRRKQKVARIERSSSFSSITDSTMSLNIITVTLNMEKYNFLGISIVGQSNERGDGGIYIGSIMKGGAVAADGRIEPGDMLLQVNDINFENMSNDDAVRVLREIVHKPGPITLTVAKCWDPSPRGCFTLPRSEPIRPIDPAAWVSHTAAMTGTFPAYGMSPALSTITSTSSSIASSIPDTERLDDFHLSIHSDMATIVKAMASPESGLEVRDRMWLKITIPNAFIGSDVVDWLYHNVEGFTDRREARKYASNLLKAGFIRHTVNKITFSEQCYYIFGDLCGNMANLSLHDQDGSSGASDQDTLAPLPHPGAAPWPMAFPYQYPPPPHPYNPHPGFPEPGYSYGGGGSAGSQHSEGSRSSGSNRSGSDRRKEKDPKAGDAKSGGSGSESDHTSRSSLRRERAPSERSGPAASEHSVRSHHSLAHSLRSHHTHPSYGPPGVPPLYGPPMLMMPPPPAAMGPPGAPPGRDLASVPPELTASRQSFRMAMGNPSEFFVDVM, from the exons ATGGGGGAGACCAAGATCATCTACCACCTGGACGGCCAGGAGACGCCGTACCTGGTGAAGCTGCCCCTGCCCGCCGAGCGCGTCACCCTGGCCGACTTCAAGGGCGTCCTGCAGCGGCCCACCTACAAGTTCTTCTTCAAGTCCATGGACGACGACTTCGG GGTGGTGAAGGAAGAGATCTCTGATGACAATGCAAGACTCCCGTGTTTCAATGGCCGGGTGGTATCCTGG CTGGTGTCAGCAGAGGGATCACACCCCGAGCCTGGCTCCTTCGGCCCTGACAATCCTTCTGAGTTGCCGCCTCCCATGGAGCGCACAGGTGGCATTGGGGACTCCCGGCCTCCCTCCTTCca CCCTCACAGTGGTGGGGGGAGCCAGGAGAACTTGGACAATGACACTGAGACTGATTCCCTGGTGTCTGCGCAGCAGGAGCGGCCCCGGCGGAGGGATGGGCCGGAGCACG TGGCCCGGATGAACGGCACAGCCAAAGGTGAGCGGAGGAGGGAGCCCGGGGGCTACGATAGCTCTTCCACCCTCATGAGCAGTGAGCTGGAAACCACGAGTTTCTTTGACTCTGATGAGGATGATTCTACCAGCAG GTTCAGCAGCTCCACAGAACAGAGCAGCGCATCCCGCCTCATGAGGAGACACAAGCGGCGCCGGCGGAAACAGAAGGTGGCCCGGATCGAACGG TCCTCATCCTTCAGCAGCATCACGGATTCCACCATGTCCCTCAACATCATCACCGTCACGCTCAACATGG AGAAATACAACTTCCTGGGCATCTCCATTGTGGGCCAGAGCAATGAACGAGGTGATGGGGGCATCTACATTGGCTCCATCATGAAGGGTGGAGCTGTGGCTGCCGACGGGCGGATCGAGCCGGGGGACATGCTCCTACAG GTAAACGACATCAATTTTGAGAACATGAGTAATGATGATGCTGTCCGAGTGCTTCGAGAAATCGTGCACAAACCAGG GCCCATAACCCTGACGGTGGCTAAGTGCTGGGACCCCAGCCCCCGAGGCTGCTTCACCCTGCCCAGGA GTGAGCCGATCCGACCCATTGACCCTGCGGCCTGGGTGTCCCATACGGCAGCGATGACAGGCACCTTTCCAGCCTATGGCATGAGCCCCGCCCTCAGTACCATCACATCCACCAGTTCCTCCATAGCCAGCTCCATCCCCGACACTGAGC GCCTCGATGACTTTCACCTGTCCATCCACAGCGACATGGCCACCATAGTTAAAGCTATGGCTTCCCCCGAGTCTGGACTGGAGGTCCGAGACCGTATGTGGCTCAAGATCACCATCCCCAACGCCTTCATCG GTTCAGATGTAGTGGACTGGTTGTACCACAACGTGGAGGGCTTCACGGACCGGCGTGAGGCCCGGAAATATGCCAGCAACCTGCTGAAAGCTGGCTTCATCCGACACACAGTCAACAAGATTACATTCTCAGAGCAGTGCTATTATATCTTCGGTGACCTCTGCGGTA ACATGGCTAACTTGTCCCTACACGACCAGGATGGCTCCAGTGGGGCCTCGGACCAAGATACGCTGGCTCCTCTCCCACACCCGGGGGCTGCCCCGTGGCCCATGGCCTTCCCTTACCAGTACCCACCACCCCCACATCCCTATAACCCCCACCCCGGCTTCCCTGAGCCAGGGTATAGCTATGGCGGTGGGGGCAGTGCAGGTAGCCAACACAGCGAAG GCAGCCGGAGCAGTGGTTCCAACCGCAGCGGCAGCGACCGGCggaaggaaaaggacccaaaggCCGGGGACGCCAAGTCAGGGGGCAGCGGAAGCGAGTCAGACCACACAAGCCGAAGCAGCCTGAGACGGGAGCGAGCCCCCAGCGAGCGCTCTGGCCCAGCTGCCAGCGAGCACAGCGTGCGCAGCCACCACTCGCTGGCCCACAGCTTGCGCAGCCACCACACACACCCGTCCTACGGGCCCCCAGGGGTGCCCCCACTCTACGGCCCACCCATGCTGATGATGCCCCCTCCGCCCGCCGCCATGGGCCCCCCGGGAGCTCCCCCAGGCCGAGACCTGGCCTCGGTGCCCCCAGAACTGACGGCCAGCAGACAGTCCTTCCGCATGGCCATGGGAAACCCCAGTGAGTTCTTTGTGGATGTGATGTGA
- the DVL3 gene encoding segment polarity protein dishevelled homolog DVL-3 isoform X3, which produces MGETKIIYHLDGQETPYLVKLPLPAERVTLADFKGVLQRPTYKFFFKSMDDDFGVVKEEISDDNARLPCFNGRVVSWLVSAEGSHPEPGSFGPDNPSELPPPMERTGGIGDSRPPSFHPHSGGGSQENLDNDTETDSLVSAQQERPRRRDGPEHVARMNGTAKGERRREPGGYDSSSTLMSSELETTSFFDSDEDDSTSRFSSSTEQSSASRLMRRHKRRRRKQKVARIERSSSFSSITDSTMSLNIITVTLNMEKYNFLGISIVGQSNERGDGGIYIGSIMKGGAVAADGRIEPGDMLLQVNDINFENMSNDDAVRVLREIVHKPGPITLTVAKCWDPSPRGCFTLPRSEPIRPIDPAAWVSHTAAMTGTFPAYGMSPALSTITSTSSSIASSIPDTERLDDFHLSIHSDMATIVKAMASPESGLEVRDRMWLKITIPNAFIGSDVVDWLYHNVEGFTDRREARKYASNLLKAGFIRHTVNKITFSEQCYYIFGDLCGNMANLSLHDQDGSSGASDQDTLAPLPHPGAAPWPMAFPYQYPPPPHPYNPHPGFPEPGYSYGGGGSAGSQHSEGSRSSGSNRSGSDRRKEKDPKAGDAKSGGSGSESDHTSRSSLRRERAPSERSGPAASEHSVRSHHSLAHSLRSHHTHPSYGPPGVPPLYGPPMLMMPPPPAAMGPPGAPPGRDLASVPPELTASRQSFRMAMGNPKFRAF; this is translated from the exons ATGGGGGAGACCAAGATCATCTACCACCTGGACGGCCAGGAGACGCCGTACCTGGTGAAGCTGCCCCTGCCCGCCGAGCGCGTCACCCTGGCCGACTTCAAGGGCGTCCTGCAGCGGCCCACCTACAAGTTCTTCTTCAAGTCCATGGACGACGACTTCGG GGTGGTGAAGGAAGAGATCTCTGATGACAATGCAAGACTCCCGTGTTTCAATGGCCGGGTGGTATCCTGG CTGGTGTCAGCAGAGGGATCACACCCCGAGCCTGGCTCCTTCGGCCCTGACAATCCTTCTGAGTTGCCGCCTCCCATGGAGCGCACAGGTGGCATTGGGGACTCCCGGCCTCCCTCCTTCca CCCTCACAGTGGTGGGGGGAGCCAGGAGAACTTGGACAATGACACTGAGACTGATTCCCTGGTGTCTGCGCAGCAGGAGCGGCCCCGGCGGAGGGATGGGCCGGAGCACG TGGCCCGGATGAACGGCACAGCCAAAGGTGAGCGGAGGAGGGAGCCCGGGGGCTACGATAGCTCTTCCACCCTCATGAGCAGTGAGCTGGAAACCACGAGTTTCTTTGACTCTGATGAGGATGATTCTACCAGCAG GTTCAGCAGCTCCACAGAACAGAGCAGCGCATCCCGCCTCATGAGGAGACACAAGCGGCGCCGGCGGAAACAGAAGGTGGCCCGGATCGAACGG TCCTCATCCTTCAGCAGCATCACGGATTCCACCATGTCCCTCAACATCATCACCGTCACGCTCAACATGG AGAAATACAACTTCCTGGGCATCTCCATTGTGGGCCAGAGCAATGAACGAGGTGATGGGGGCATCTACATTGGCTCCATCATGAAGGGTGGAGCTGTGGCTGCCGACGGGCGGATCGAGCCGGGGGACATGCTCCTACAG GTAAACGACATCAATTTTGAGAACATGAGTAATGATGATGCTGTCCGAGTGCTTCGAGAAATCGTGCACAAACCAGG GCCCATAACCCTGACGGTGGCTAAGTGCTGGGACCCCAGCCCCCGAGGCTGCTTCACCCTGCCCAGGA GTGAGCCGATCCGACCCATTGACCCTGCGGCCTGGGTGTCCCATACGGCAGCGATGACAGGCACCTTTCCAGCCTATGGCATGAGCCCCGCCCTCAGTACCATCACATCCACCAGTTCCTCCATAGCCAGCTCCATCCCCGACACTGAGC GCCTCGATGACTTTCACCTGTCCATCCACAGCGACATGGCCACCATAGTTAAAGCTATGGCTTCCCCCGAGTCTGGACTGGAGGTCCGAGACCGTATGTGGCTCAAGATCACCATCCCCAACGCCTTCATCG GTTCAGATGTAGTGGACTGGTTGTACCACAACGTGGAGGGCTTCACGGACCGGCGTGAGGCCCGGAAATATGCCAGCAACCTGCTGAAAGCTGGCTTCATCCGACACACAGTCAACAAGATTACATTCTCAGAGCAGTGCTATTATATCTTCGGTGACCTCTGCGGTA ACATGGCTAACTTGTCCCTACACGACCAGGATGGCTCCAGTGGGGCCTCGGACCAAGATACGCTGGCTCCTCTCCCACACCCGGGGGCTGCCCCGTGGCCCATGGCCTTCCCTTACCAGTACCCACCACCCCCACATCCCTATAACCCCCACCCCGGCTTCCCTGAGCCAGGGTATAGCTATGGCGGTGGGGGCAGTGCAGGTAGCCAACACAGCGAAG GCAGCCGGAGCAGTGGTTCCAACCGCAGCGGCAGCGACCGGCggaaggaaaaggacccaaaggCCGGGGACGCCAAGTCAGGGGGCAGCGGAAGCGAGTCAGACCACACAAGCCGAAGCAGCCTGAGACGGGAGCGAGCCCCCAGCGAGCGCTCTGGCCCAGCTGCCAGCGAGCACAGCGTGCGCAGCCACCACTCGCTGGCCCACAGCTTGCGCAGCCACCACACACACCCGTCCTACGGGCCCCCAGGGGTGCCCCCACTCTACGGCCCACCCATGCTGATGATGCCCCCTCCGCCCGCCGCCATGGGCCCCCCGGGAGCTCCCCCAGGCCGAGACCTGGCCTCGGTGCCCCCAGAACTGACGGCCAGCAGACAGTCCTTCCGCATGGCCATGGGAAACCCCA AATTTCGGGCTTTTTGA
- the AP2M1 gene encoding AP-2 complex subunit mu isoform X1, producing the protein MIGGLFIYNHKGEVLISRVYRDDIGNRRNAVDAFRVNVIHARQQVRSPVTNIARTSFFHVKRSNIWLAAVTKQNVNAAMVFEFLYKMCDVMAAYFGKISEENIKNNFVLIYELLDEILDFGYPQNSETGALKTFITQQGIKSQHQTKEEQSQITSQVTGQIGWRREGIKYRRNELFLDVLESVNLLMSPQGQVLSAHVSGRVVMKSYLSGMPECKFGMNDKIVIEKQGKGTADETGKSGKQSIAIDDCTFHQCVRLSKFDSERSISFIPPDGEFELMRYRTTKDIILPFRVIPLVREVGRTKLEVKVVIKSNFKPSLLAQKIEVRIPTPLNTSGVQVICMKGKAKYKASENAIVWKIKRMAGMKESQISAEIELLPTNDKKKWARPPISMNFEVPFAPSGLKVRYLKVFEPKLNYSDHDVIKWVRYIGRSGIYETRC; encoded by the exons ATGATTGGAGGGCTTTTCATCTATAACCACAAGGGGGAGGTGCTCATCTCCCGGGTGTACCGAGATGACATCGG CAATAG GCGAAACGCTGTGGACGCCTTCCGTGTCAATGTGATCCACGCCCGGCAGCAGGTGCGCTCCCCCGTCACCAACATTGCCCGCACCAGCTTCTTCCATGTCAAGCGCTCCAACATCTGGCTGGCAGCTGTCACCAAGCAAAATGTCAATGCCGCTATGGTCTTCGAGTTCCTCTATAAGATGTGTGACGTCATGGCCGCCTACTTTGGCAAGATCAGCGAGGAGAACATCAAGAACAACTTCGTGCTCATCTACGAGCTGTTGGATG AGATCCTGGACTTTGGCTACCCACAGAACTCGGAGACGGGAGCTCTGAAAACCTTCATCACTCAGCAGGGCATTAAGAGCCAG CATCAG ACGAAGGAAGAACAGTCTCAGATCACCAGCCAGGTGACGGGGCAGATCGGTTGGCGGCGTGAGGGCATCAAATATCGTCGGAATGAGCTCTTCCTGGATGTGCTTGAGAGTGTCAACCTGCTCATGTCTCCTCAAG GGCAGGTGCTGAGTGCCCACGTGTCTGGCCGGGTGGTGATGAAGAGCTATCTGAGTGGCATGCCTGAGTGCAAGTTTGGGATGAATGACAAGATCGTCATTGAGAAGCAGGGCAAAGGCACGGCTGATGAGACTGGCAAGAG TGGGAAGCAGTCCATCGCCATTGATGACTGTACCTTCCACCAGTGCGTGCGGCTCAGCAAGTTTGACTCTGAACGGAGCATCAGCTTCATCCCTCCTGATGGAGAGTTTGAGCTTATGAG gTACCGGACCACCAAGGACATCATCCTTCCCTTCCGGGTGATCCCCCTGGTGCGCGAGGTGGGACGGACCAAACTGGAGGTCAAAGTTGTCATTAAGTCCAACTTCAAGCCTTCCTTGCTGGCCCAGAAAATCGAG GTCCGGATCCCAACACCGCTGAATACAAGTGGAGTCCAAGTGATCTGCATGAAGGGAAAAGCCAAGTACAAGGCCAGTGAGAACGCCATTGTGTGGAA GATCAAGCGCATGGCAGGAATGAAGGAATCACAGATCAGTGCGGAGATTGAGCTGCTACCGACCAACGACAAGAAGAAATGGGCCCGGCCTCCCATCTCCATGAACTTTGAG GTACCATTTGCACCCTCTGGCCTGAAGGTGCGATACTTAAAGGTGTTTGAACCCAAGCTGAACTACAGCGACCATGATGTCATCAAATGGGTGCGCTACATTGGCCGCAGTGGCATTTATGAAACCCGCTGCTAG
- the DVL3 gene encoding segment polarity protein dishevelled homolog DVL-3 isoform X1 — translation MGETKIIYHLDGQETPYLVKLPLPAERVTLADFKGVLQRPTYKFFFKSMDDDFGVVKEEISDDNARLPCFNGRVVSWLVSAEGSHPEPGSFGPDNPSELPPPMERTGGIGDSRPPSFHPHSGGGSQENLDNDTETDSLVSAQQERPRRRDGPEHVARMNGTAKGERRREPGGYDSSSTLMSSELETTSFFDSDEDDSTSRFSSSTEQSSASRLMRRHKRRRRKQKVARIERSSSFSSITDSTMSLNIITVTLNMEKYNFLGISIVGQSNERGDGGIYIGSIMKGGAVAADGRIEPGDMLLQVNDINFENMSNDDAVRVLREIVHKPGPITLTVAKCWDPSPRGCFTLPRSEPIRPIDPAAWVSHTAAMTGTFPAYGMSPALSTITSTSSSIASSIPDTERLDDFHLSIHSDMATIVKAMASPESGLEVRDRMWLKITIPNAFIGSDVVDWLYHNVEGFTDRREARKYASNLLKAGFIRHTVNKITFSEQCYYIFGDLCGNMANLSLHDQDGSSGASDQDTLAPLPHPGAAPWPMAFPYQYPPPPHPYNPHPGFPEPGYSYGGGGSAGSQHSEGSRSSGSNRSGSDRRKEKDPKAGDAKSGGSGSESDHTSRSSLRRERAPSERSGPAASEHSVRSHHSLAHSLRSHHTHPSYGPPGVPPLYGPPMLMMPPPPAAMGPPGAPPGRDLASVPPELTASRQSFRMAMGNPTKNFGLFDFL, via the exons ATGGGGGAGACCAAGATCATCTACCACCTGGACGGCCAGGAGACGCCGTACCTGGTGAAGCTGCCCCTGCCCGCCGAGCGCGTCACCCTGGCCGACTTCAAGGGCGTCCTGCAGCGGCCCACCTACAAGTTCTTCTTCAAGTCCATGGACGACGACTTCGG GGTGGTGAAGGAAGAGATCTCTGATGACAATGCAAGACTCCCGTGTTTCAATGGCCGGGTGGTATCCTGG CTGGTGTCAGCAGAGGGATCACACCCCGAGCCTGGCTCCTTCGGCCCTGACAATCCTTCTGAGTTGCCGCCTCCCATGGAGCGCACAGGTGGCATTGGGGACTCCCGGCCTCCCTCCTTCca CCCTCACAGTGGTGGGGGGAGCCAGGAGAACTTGGACAATGACACTGAGACTGATTCCCTGGTGTCTGCGCAGCAGGAGCGGCCCCGGCGGAGGGATGGGCCGGAGCACG TGGCCCGGATGAACGGCACAGCCAAAGGTGAGCGGAGGAGGGAGCCCGGGGGCTACGATAGCTCTTCCACCCTCATGAGCAGTGAGCTGGAAACCACGAGTTTCTTTGACTCTGATGAGGATGATTCTACCAGCAG GTTCAGCAGCTCCACAGAACAGAGCAGCGCATCCCGCCTCATGAGGAGACACAAGCGGCGCCGGCGGAAACAGAAGGTGGCCCGGATCGAACGG TCCTCATCCTTCAGCAGCATCACGGATTCCACCATGTCCCTCAACATCATCACCGTCACGCTCAACATGG AGAAATACAACTTCCTGGGCATCTCCATTGTGGGCCAGAGCAATGAACGAGGTGATGGGGGCATCTACATTGGCTCCATCATGAAGGGTGGAGCTGTGGCTGCCGACGGGCGGATCGAGCCGGGGGACATGCTCCTACAG GTAAACGACATCAATTTTGAGAACATGAGTAATGATGATGCTGTCCGAGTGCTTCGAGAAATCGTGCACAAACCAGG GCCCATAACCCTGACGGTGGCTAAGTGCTGGGACCCCAGCCCCCGAGGCTGCTTCACCCTGCCCAGGA GTGAGCCGATCCGACCCATTGACCCTGCGGCCTGGGTGTCCCATACGGCAGCGATGACAGGCACCTTTCCAGCCTATGGCATGAGCCCCGCCCTCAGTACCATCACATCCACCAGTTCCTCCATAGCCAGCTCCATCCCCGACACTGAGC GCCTCGATGACTTTCACCTGTCCATCCACAGCGACATGGCCACCATAGTTAAAGCTATGGCTTCCCCCGAGTCTGGACTGGAGGTCCGAGACCGTATGTGGCTCAAGATCACCATCCCCAACGCCTTCATCG GTTCAGATGTAGTGGACTGGTTGTACCACAACGTGGAGGGCTTCACGGACCGGCGTGAGGCCCGGAAATATGCCAGCAACCTGCTGAAAGCTGGCTTCATCCGACACACAGTCAACAAGATTACATTCTCAGAGCAGTGCTATTATATCTTCGGTGACCTCTGCGGTA ACATGGCTAACTTGTCCCTACACGACCAGGATGGCTCCAGTGGGGCCTCGGACCAAGATACGCTGGCTCCTCTCCCACACCCGGGGGCTGCCCCGTGGCCCATGGCCTTCCCTTACCAGTACCCACCACCCCCACATCCCTATAACCCCCACCCCGGCTTCCCTGAGCCAGGGTATAGCTATGGCGGTGGGGGCAGTGCAGGTAGCCAACACAGCGAAG GCAGCCGGAGCAGTGGTTCCAACCGCAGCGGCAGCGACCGGCggaaggaaaaggacccaaaggCCGGGGACGCCAAGTCAGGGGGCAGCGGAAGCGAGTCAGACCACACAAGCCGAAGCAGCCTGAGACGGGAGCGAGCCCCCAGCGAGCGCTCTGGCCCAGCTGCCAGCGAGCACAGCGTGCGCAGCCACCACTCGCTGGCCCACAGCTTGCGCAGCCACCACACACACCCGTCCTACGGGCCCCCAGGGGTGCCCCCACTCTACGGCCCACCCATGCTGATGATGCCCCCTCCGCCCGCCGCCATGGGCCCCCCGGGAGCTCCCCCAGGCCGAGACCTGGCCTCGGTGCCCCCAGAACTGACGGCCAGCAGACAGTCCTTCCGCATGGCCATGGGAAACCCCA CCAAGAATTTCGGGCTTTTTGACTTTCTCTGA